Proteins found in one Oncorhynchus gorbuscha isolate QuinsamMale2020 ecotype Even-year linkage group LG15, OgorEven_v1.0, whole genome shotgun sequence genomic segment:
- the LOC123997361 gene encoding LOW QUALITY PROTEIN: vascular cell adhesion protein 1-like (The sequence of the model RefSeq protein was modified relative to this genomic sequence to represent the inferred CDS: inserted 1 base in 1 codon), with translation MYLILLWVLILPVTAFAFHMELKPKNALLKVGDRHELQCSVKDCNEKVTISWALLEDKPVFAKIHTSGSESVAVFDPVATAHDDTLLCKGSCGESTKQQRAVVKVYSFPEAPVISGHDRLLLGQTNTLTCEVTDAYPAEHLRLEWLRGDSVLQTDAESVVSTYTFTPTHEDKQASITCRATHDQEGVPDDEKTKETSVSLTVLYAPQITSISELTVVRVGSSPTLMCHAEGNPRPEIQWKAIGPHGQAVIVGQSEELVLTEMTLVDSGQYECVASNTIGNSTASMNVIVEAPPTNTSIKVSPASKVKEGENVTVSCLSDGAPVRRMVLRRLSEDQDVALQSSNGSSTSFTLSSALLADSALYQCEAFNEHGSQKVSTLLSVEAYPLEVEMVSGVMAEMGSKLVLSCLASGCPQPAFSWRSMLDMPVHSRARNQDSLSQLHLGPLGLAHEQAYTCEAKCGSVIKSKQAEVKVFSFPSDPIIENPGPFLEDGEATLYCSVADVYPASHVQIQWLDGETELHSGVGRYSSELQNVTSMLSFSVEPEDQGRRITCRVGLQMDVVHQSRRERKAATVLELHYAPRRTTITVSPASEVKEGESVTVSCLSDGAPVGWMVLRRLSEDQDVKLQSHNGSSTSFTLSSALLADSALYQCEAFNEHGSQKASTHVTVKAPPRNTTVLVYPSTEVQEGQNVTVCCRSVSFPPPXGGFEKTGQWHRALLPGWELPAGEPYAQRYRPIPGECDQ, from the exons ATGTATCTCATTCTGTTATGGGTATTGATACTACCAGTAACAG CATTTGCATTTCATATGGAGCTGAAACCAAAGAATGCGCTTTTGAAAGTCGGTGATAGGCATGAGCTGCAATGCTCGGTGAAGGATTGCAATGAAAAGGTTACCATCTCCTGGGCTTTGCTGGAGGACAAGCCAGTGTTTGCGAAAATACACACCTCCGGGTCGGAATCAGTGGCGGTCTTTGACCCTGTGGCGACAGCACACGATGACACACTTCTCTGCAAAGGCAGTTGCGGAGAATCGACCAAACAACAGCGTGCGGTTGTCAAAGTATACT CATTTCCAGAGGCCCCTGTCATATCAGGCCATGACCGACTTCTCTTGGGCCAGACCAACACTTTGACATGTGAGGTGACGGATGCTTATCCTGCAGAGCACCTGAGGCTTGAGTGGCTGCGAGGAGACAGCGTGCTCCAGACAGATGCAGAGTCTGTTGTGTCCACCTACACGTTCACGCCCACCCACGAGGACAAACAGGCGAGCATCACATGCAGAGCCACTCACGATCAGGAGGGTGTGCCTGATGATGAGAAGACCAAGGAaacctctgtttctctcacaGTGCTTT ATGCACCACAGATTACGTCAATATCTGAATTGACTGTTGTGAGAGTTGGCTCCAGTCCCACATTGATGTGCCATGCTGAAGGGAACCCCAGACCAGAGATACAGTGGAAGGCCATTGGTCCGCACGGACAGGCTGTCATAGTAGGGCAGAGCGAGGAGCTTGTCCTTACAGAGATGACACTGGTGGATTCTGGTCAATATGAGTGTGTGGCAAGCAACACCATTGGAAACAGCACAGCCAGCATGAACGTCATTGTTGAAG CTCCCCCAACAAACACCTCCATCAAAGTAAGCCCAGCCAGTAAGGTGAAAGAAGGGGAGAACGTGACGGTGTCCTGCCTGTCAGACGGAGCTCCGGTGAGACGGATGGTGCTGAGGAGACTCTCTGAGGACCAGGATGTAGCTCTTCAGTCCAGCAACggctcctccacctccttcaccctctcctctgccctgctAGCAGACTCTGCTCTCTACCAGTGCGAGGCCTTCAATGAGCACGGCAGCCAGAAAGTCAGCACCTTGCTCTCCGTTGAag CGTATCCCCTGGAGGTGGAGATGGTATCGGGGGTGATGGCTGAGATGGGATCCAAACTGGTGCTCTCCTGCCTGGCTTCGGGCTGTCCCCAGCCAGCCTTCTCCTGGAGGAGCATGCTGGACATGCCCGTCCACAGCCGCGCACGCAACCAGGACTCCCTCTCCCAGCTCCACCTGGGCCCACTTGGGCTGGCCCACGAGCAAGCCTACACCTGTGAGGCCAAGTGTGGCTCTGTCATCAAGTCCAAGCAAGCAGAGGTCAAGGTCTTCT cttTCCCCTCGGACCCTATCATCGAGAACCCGGGACCCTTTCTGGAAGACGGGGAGGCCACCTTATATTGTTCTGTAGCCGATGTCTACCCAGCCAGTCACGTGCAGATTCAATGGCTCGATGGGGAAACGGAGCTGCACTCCGGCGTGGGTCGGTACTCCAGTGAGCTCCAGAATGTGACGTCAATGTTGTCTTTTTCGGTGGAACCGGAGGACCAGGGGAGACGGATCACCTGCAGAGTCGGTCTTCAGATGGACGTGGTCCATCAAAGtcggagagagaggaaagcggCGACTGTACTGGAGCTCCACT ATGCCCCCAGGAGAACCACCATCACAGTGAGCCCAGCCAGTGAGGTGAAGGAAGGGGAGAGCGTGACAGTGTCCTGCCTGTCGGATGGCGCTCCAGTGGGATGGATGGTGCTGAGGAGACTCTCTGAGGACCAGGATGTAAAACTCCAGTCCCACAACggctcctccacctccttcaccctctcctctgccctgctAGCAGACTCTGCTCTCTACCAGTGTGAGGCCTTCAATGAGCACGGCAGCCAGAAAGCTAGCACACACGTTACAGTTAAAG CACCTCCTAGGAATACAACAGTCTTGGTCTATCCGTCCACTGAGGTTCAGGAGGGCCAAAATGTCACCGTATGCTGTCGCTCTGTTAGCTTCCCCCCAC GTGGTGGTTTTGAGAAAACTGGACAATGGCACAGAGCTCTACTCCCCGGATGGGAACTTCCTGCTGGTGAACCTTACGCCCAAAGATACAGGCCTATACCAGGTGAATGTGACCAATGA